One stretch of Akkermansia massiliensis DNA includes these proteins:
- a CDS encoding thiazole synthase, with protein sequence MTDSPLQIAGRQFTSRLMVGTGKFSSNESMKEALEASGSQIVTVALRRADLTGSHDPAANILDFINPEKYLILPNTSGATTAEEAVRLARLAAAAGLPNWIKLEIHPDAQYLMPDPIETLKAAEILVREGFTVLPYINADPVLAKRLQEAGAAAVMPLGAPIGTNKGVLTRELINIIIEQAVVPVVVDAGLGAPSHAAEALEMGADAVLVNTAIAAAGDPASMAEAFALACRAGRMAHLAGLPAVSVRAAATSPLTSFLH encoded by the coding sequence ATGACAGATTCACCTTTGCAGATAGCCGGACGCCAATTCACCTCCCGCCTGATGGTGGGAACGGGAAAGTTTTCTTCCAATGAGAGCATGAAAGAAGCTCTGGAAGCTTCCGGCTCCCAAATTGTGACGGTGGCTCTGCGCCGGGCGGACCTGACGGGCTCCCATGACCCCGCCGCCAATATTCTGGATTTCATCAACCCTGAAAAATACCTTATTCTCCCGAACACCAGCGGAGCGACAACGGCGGAAGAAGCCGTGCGACTGGCGCGACTGGCGGCGGCAGCCGGACTCCCCAACTGGATCAAGCTGGAAATCCATCCGGACGCCCAGTATTTGATGCCGGACCCCATTGAAACGCTGAAAGCGGCGGAAATCCTGGTCAGGGAAGGCTTCACGGTGCTTCCCTACATCAATGCGGACCCCGTGCTGGCCAAACGCCTCCAGGAAGCCGGAGCGGCAGCCGTCATGCCTCTGGGCGCTCCCATAGGCACCAACAAGGGCGTGCTGACCAGGGAGCTGATCAACATCATCATTGAACAGGCCGTCGTGCCCGTAGTGGTGGACGCCGGGCTGGGAGCCCCCAGCCATGCGGCGGAAGCCCTGGAGATGGGGGCGGACGCCGTGCTCGTCAATACGGCCATCGCCGCCGCCGGAGACCCCGCCTCCATGGCGGAAGCGTTCGCGCTGGCCTGCCGCGCCGGGCGCATGGCCCATCTGGCCGGCCTTCCCGCCGTTTCCGTCCGGGCTGCCGCCACCAGCCCCCTCACTTCCTTCCTGCATTAA